A part of Aegilops tauschii subsp. strangulata cultivar AL8/78 chromosome 2, Aet v6.0, whole genome shotgun sequence genomic DNA contains:
- the LOC109739647 gene encoding uncharacterized protein, whose amino-acid sequence MEAYLEEVRKIKKRFLGLELQHVPRGMNKEADDIAKRVSRCLPQEPGVFEERLFKPSAAPPAAGPASPQEDLPPAPPSGAPACGPTSGAHLLLALEPQEGCWTEEFKRYLLQGTLPEKDEDAESVAHQATAYCIQDDELYLKQPNDVSL is encoded by the coding sequence tcgagGAGGTACGCAAAATCAAGAAACGattcttgggcctggaattgCAGCACGTGCCACGCGGCATGAACAAGGAggcggacgacatcgccaagagggtgTCTCGGTGTCTACCCCAGGAGCctggcgtctttgaggagcggctttTCAAGCCATCGGCAGCTCCCCCTGCTGCGGGACCAGCATCACCTCAAGAGGATCTTCCTCCAGCACCCCCCTCAGGCGCCCCAGCttgcggcccgacctcgggagcccACCTGCTCCTCGCActtgagcctcaggaggggtgctggaccgaggaGTTCAAGAGGTACCTTCTCCAAGGCACCTTGCCCGAAAAGGATGAAGATGCAGAGAGTGTGGCCCACCAGGCCACtgcatactgcatccaggacgatGAGCTCTACCTAAAACAGCCAAATGATGTTTCTCTatga